The Arachis hypogaea cultivar Tifrunner chromosome 14, arahy.Tifrunner.gnm2.J5K5, whole genome shotgun sequence DNA window GCTTTTTGAATGTGTCCCCTGATGAAGTGATTCGAAGTCTCTTCTATAATAAGAACAATGACTCACTTATTACAGTGTCTGTTTATGCTTCCGAAAACTTCAGCTCCTTGAAATGCAGATCCACTGGGATTGAGTGCGTATATCCTGCAGCTGTGCTTTCAAATCTTCCTCTTTGATTGCTATTTCTGAATCTTTTTTGCTTACATTCGCTTTCATATCTGTTCATAGATACATACGAAGGGGTAGGCCAGACGATGGGTTTCCTCTCTTTGAGTCCGAGTCCTTGAAATGGCCCGGTTTTGTAGAGTTTGACGATGTTAACGGAAAGGTCCTAACTTACTCTGCACAGGATAGGTATCTTCCTCATTTACTTCTCTATTTTAGTCTACTATAGTGTTGTTTTGTTTACCCATTGTTTATTAGAGACAATAATTAATTTGGTCTTTGAGTTTTATAACCGTGAATCATGCACAGATTCCATTTTGACGCCATTTGTGGGATGTTGAAGTGGACCGTTAAGTGCCACATGGCATGTTAACATGGTTTGACAATGCTACAAGTCACAAAATGATTTTCTGACTGGCATGCCACATCATTTGATAGGTTACTATTTTGAGACACGTGACACTTAACTGTCCGGGTCAACATCCTATCAAGGTGTCAAAACGGAATCTATGAGAGGGATTAACTTGATTCACGGTTATAAAACTTCTAGGAACCAAATTGATCAGCAGATGAAAACTCACTACCAAATTGATTGTTATTTCCTGCTTATTCTGTCTAACCACATTCATAAAATGGTATCAGTGTATACAAGGTCTTTGATCTTAAAAACTATACATTGTTATACTCCATCTCAGATAGGCATGTTCAAGAAATCAAGATCAGGTACATTCTCTTCTTTGGATTGACTTCCAGATTCAAGTTCCATTGTACTAAGTAACCTCTCTAAGTCTGCTCTTAAGTTCTGTATTCCGGATACAAATGGCTTGTTCACTTGATCCAGatgtttttgtgaaattcttcaaTATTCCTAACTAATTTATCTAATAGTTTTTGAGTTCCATGATAAACCTTTTTGGAAGTCTAAAGCTTCTTTCAGCTaatgttaatttatttattaggaCACAAGTgcatattaaaattagtaataaCACTTGTAGATTCTTAAGCGCCATAAGGATTTTTTTCCTGATGggtattttattatttctaatatGCTGCTATCTCAGAATTTTATGTCACTATTTCTTTCTGGAACTGTTATTTCTCGGCATTTTCAGACACTTTTAAGTGTGCCTTGCATGTCTTTTTCAACTAACGTAACTGGTCTTTGTAAAATTTTTGGCAATGTACAATCTACGTGAAACATTGGTGTATCATTTTGGAGCTTAATTAGTTGATCATTTGTTGCAGCCCTGGTATCATGTTATTAATTTTCAATAGATCCAGCGGCCATATTCCCCTTCAGATTCTGTCCATCGAAGATGGCACAGTCCTCAAATCATTCAATCATCTACTTCATCGGAATAAAAAGGTGGATTTCATAGAGCAATTCAATGAAAAGCTTCTGGTCAAGCAAGAAAATGAGAACCTTCAGATTCTTGACGTATGCCTTgcttttattgttttattatcatttttttttttttgggttttgctGATAAGTGTGCCAGCGAGTTCTTTAAGGATGCAAAAGTTGAAGGTTAAGTTTTTCTTGCATTTAATGTTATTTAAAAGTTTTGTATCCTTAAAGAGAGCCTTCACTAGAAAAAGTCCATTTTTAATATAATGTCTTTTACTTctcttttaaaactaatttatgaatgaaagtaatttattttatttgtaggtTCGAAATGCTGAACTGACAGAGATAAGCAGAACTGAGTTCATGACTCCATCAGCATTTATCTTCCTATATGAGAATCAATTGTTCCTTACTTTCAGAAACCGAACAGTTTCTGTGTGGAACTTTCGCGGAGAACTTGTTACGTCATTTGAGGATCACCTGTTATGGCATCCTGATTGCAATACAAATAACATATACATAACAAGTGATCAAGATCTGATCATATCTTATTGCAGGGCTGATTCCGATGTTCAATGGTTGGAAGGAAATGGTAATTCCCTTTGAGCTTAGTTCTTTAGTTTCTAAACATATTAATCATGAACAACTTTCAATTTGCGAAAGTGAtttaatatcattataatttgcCTCGTAATGCAGCTGCTGGCTCCATTAATGTCAGCAATATCTTGACCGGGAAATGTCTCGCTAAAATTAATGCGTCGAATAGCAGCACCAAATCAGATGAGTGCAGTGGAACTGGTTGCAGTTGTCGGCGCAATCATTCATCTCAAATAAGGAGCACTGTGGCGGAGGCTTTGGAGGACATAACTGCCCTCTTTTTCGATGAAGATCGAAATGAGATATATACCGGTAACAGACATGGTCTCATCCATGTATGGTCTAACTAAATACAATATTTTCATGTTTTCTATGTGCCGTACAGATCAAGGAACTCCATGTTCCGCTTTTTGTGCTTGAGCTGTGATTTGATAGCTGGGAACACAGAAAGACAAAATTTATGTAGGAAAATTGTACCTATCTCCAACTTCAAGCACATTTTTGTGTCTCTTTATCTCTGTACCTCTGTCCAGTCCTAGCTACCGAGCTCAACGTTTATGATGGGATTGTTACAGGCAATGTACCATTTGTTCATGTGTTGTTAAGTAGCAATAGGTGATATGCATAGGACCAGTTGGAGTGAATTAGTTACTtgagtaacaaaaaaaaatgatgcatattatatattttttactttgaTTTAGGTTCAAAGGGTTTTGGGTGTATAGTGCAATGAATATTTTAGGTCTATGAGACAGATGAGAAATTGTACTTGTATTCTAATGATTTCTTGGAATTCAAAGGTGGTAACTGTGTGTGTTGAAAAGGCACATTACATGTGTTTTTGCCTCATGAGTTGAAGACATGAACATGTGAACAATAGTTGTAGTGCTATTCTAAGTTTTGCATGCATCTACACCTTTTTCATTTTCATGCTAACTCAGGAAAAGCCTATAAATCTCATTTCGGTTTGTTTGGtttaatttgattatatttaAAGAACTAAACCAGTACCAACTTGCTGGTTTGGATTGATTTGGTTTTTGAGTTTCTATTGAAGTTTTATAGAGGGAAAAACAAAACAAGCTTAGCTCATAGGAAATTAGT harbors:
- the LOC112743903 gene encoding uncharacterized protein — its product is MEGRRISARYSSRRIVASKGGRRRRASTNGSVNHNSIVKKLQSREICPKPHRAFATTTAHQRFSTMRLVQEYDTHDRKPSSTNSSSSSPSSILPFFMKRSKLVEIVAAKNLVFALCHSGLCAAFSRDTNERVCFLNVSPDEVIRSLFYNKNNDSLITVSVYASENFSSLKCRSTGIEYIRRGRPDDGFPLFESESLKWPGFVEFDDVNGKVLTYSAQDSVYKVFDLKNYTLLYSISDRHVQEIKISPGIMLLIFNRSSGHIPLQILSIEDGTVLKSFNHLLHRNKKVDFIEQFNEKLLVKQENENLQILDVRNAELTEISRTEFMTPSAFIFLYENQLFLTFRNRTVSVWNFRGELVTSFEDHLLWHPDCNTNNIYITSDQDLIISYCRADSDVQWLEGNAAGSINVSNILTGKCLAKINASNSSTKSDECSGTGCSCRRNHSSQIRSTVAEALEDITALFFDEDRNEIYTGNRHGLIHVWSN